The genomic DNA AACGCGAAGAGACCAAGGCACGCAAGATCGAGATCGTTGGGGGTGATGCAACGCCCAAGACGATCGAGGCTGAAAACAAGGCCAAGACGGCCGGTGCATAAAACGCACGAGGGTAAACGACGAGCGGTGAATGGTGAGTGCGAACATTCATCATTCACCGTTCGTTGTTTACAATAAGACTATGAGATTCGATAAATTTACGATCCGCGGCCAGGAGGCCGTACAGGAGGCTATCGGCATAGCCGAGAAAGGCCAAAATCAACAGGTCGAGCCAGAACATTTGCTCGCAGCGATGCTTGAGCAGAAAGAGGGCGTGGTCAAACCGATCTTCGGCAAGATCGGTGCGAATGCCGGTGCGATCGCCGGCGAAATTAACGCTGCGATCGAAAAATTTCCCAAAGTAACAGGCGGCCAGCAATATTTCAGCTCGCGCACGAACACGATCTTTCAAGACGCTCAGAAAGTAGCGGAAAAGATGGAGGACGAATATATGTCCACCGAACATCTTTTGCTTTCGATCGCAGCTGAGAAAGAAGGTGATGCGGGACGGATCCTGCGCTCTAATGGAGTTACTCGCGACGATCTCGAAAAGGTGATAACTGACATGCGCGGCGGGTCGAAGATCACGGATCAGAATGCCGAAGAAAATTTTCAGGCACTCGACAAATATGCGCAAGATCTAACGGAGCTTGCCCGCAAAGGCAAGCTCGATCCTGTCATAGGCCGCGACGACGAGATACGGCGTGCGATACAGATCCTCTCACGTCGAACAAAAAACAATCCCGTATTGATCGGCGAGCCGGGCGTCGGTAAGACGGCGATCGTAGAAGGATTGGCTCAGCGGATCGTGTCAGGCGACGTGCCTGAAACGCTGAAAAATAAGCGCCTCGTTTCGCTCGATCTCGGAGCGATGCTCGCCGGTGCGAAATATCGCGGCGAATTTGAAGACCGTTTGAAAGCTGTCCTGAAAGAGATCGAAAAGGCCGAGGGACAGATAATTTTGTTCATTGACGAACTGCACACATTGGTTGGAGCGGGAGCGAGCGAAGGTGCAATTGACGCCTCGAACATGCTCAAACCGGCACTTGCACGGGGCACTTTGCGCTCGGTCGGTGCCACGACACTCGCGGAATATCAGAAATACATCGAAAAGGACAAAGCTCTCGAACGCCGTTTCCAGCAAGTTTATGTCGGGGAACCGAATGTTGAGGACACGATCGCGATCCTCCGCGGGCTGAAAGAACGTTACGAAGTACACCACGGCGTGCGGATCAAGGACGCTGCAATTGTGGCCGCAGCAACGCTCTCAAATCGATATATCACTGACCGCTTTTTGCCGGACAAGGCCATCGATCTTATCGACGAAGCGGCTTCGCGTATTCGGATCGAGATCGATTCGCTTCCGCAGGAGATCGACGTTCTTGAGCGCGAAATTTTGCAGCTCGAGATCGAACGCCAGGCATTGACGCGGGAAACGGATGAGAAATCAAAGACGCGTCTCGATGATATCGAACGCCGCATCGGCGATCTCAACGAAAAATCGTCGGCGATGAAAGCCCAATGGCAGTCCGAAAAAGACGAGATCGAAAAGATGCGTGACGCTAAGGGCAAGCTCGAGCAGGCACGACTCGAACTCGAGCAGGCACGTCAGGCCGGCGATCTGGCCAAGGCCGCGGAGATCCAATACGGCAGCATTCCGGAACTCGAAAAACTGCTCGAATCCGAGCAGGCCCGTCTCGGCGAACTACAGAAAGACGGCGTTTTCTTAAAAGAAGAGGTCGACGAAGAGGACGTCGCCGAGGTCGTTGCCAAATGGACCGGCGTTCCGGTCACCAAGATGCTGCAGGGCGAGATGCAGAAACTTGTCGAGATGGAGTCCGGCCTTCGCAAACGCGTGATCGGACAGGACGAGGCTCTCGAAGCTGTTTCAAATGCGGTACGGCGCGCCCGTGCGGGTCTTCAGGATCCAAATCGCCCGGTGGGATCATTTATTTTCCTAGGCCCGACCGGCGTCGGAAAGACCGAGACTGCCAGAGCGCTAGCTGAATTTCTCTTTGACGACGAAAAGGCAATGGTGCGGCTCGACATGTCCGAGTATATGGAAAAGCACGCGGTAGCCCGCATGATCGGGGCTCCTCCGGGATACGTCGGTTACGAAGAAGGCGGCCAATTGACCGAAGCCGTACGACGGCGTCCGTACTCGGTCGTGCTTTTCGATGAGATCGAAAAGGCCCATCCGGACGTATTCAACGTGCTGCTGCAAATTTTGGATGACGGTCGTCTGACCGATTCGAAAGGACGGGTTGTTGATTTCAAGAATACGGTCTTGATCATGACCTCAAATCTTGGCTCGCGTGAGATACAGGCTGCAACCGAGAATCCGCTTGCTGATCGCGAGATCAAGAAAGATGTACTCGAAGTATTGCGGAACCATTTCAAGCCTGAGTTTCTTAATCGAATCGACGACATCGTCGTATTTGCTCAGTTAACTCGTGATGAGATCGCCAAGATCATTGATGTCCAGCTCGAAAAACTGCGTAGGAATCTCGACGATCGCGGCATTACCATCGAGCTCGAGGATTCGGCTCGTGAGTTGATCATTAAGGAAGGCTACGATCCTGTTTACGGCGCAAGGCCGCTGAAACGTGCGATACAGACGCTGGTGCAAAATCCGCTTGCGGTCAGTCTTCTGAAGGGCGATATCGTTAGCGGAAGTATCGTGAAAGTATCAGCTGAGAACGGCGAAATGAAATTCACACCGGTGGTGAACAGTGCCGAGGCTGGTGCGTAGGCCCCGACGTATAACTGACCGGAGAATGATATTATTGATCTATGTTAATAGGTACGCCCATACGAACGTGTGGGCTCCTGCATTAAAATGTTTAAGAAAAAGAAAATGAACGAGCAAGAAATCGAGTTTGACGAATCAGACGAAGTGAAGATCCCTGTAAACGACAAACGCCGGTTTAGTCCTGATGGCGAACGTGTCGTCGGTGACGAGAAGCCTACAGAACCGGTCAAGTCGGCCGCCGAGATCGCTCTTGAGGCCGCACTTAAGATCGAGACCGAACGACGCGAGGCCGCCGAGGCAAAACTCAGCAGCGTACAGGTCAAATTTGATGAGGCAAAGGCGAATCTGGAGAAAGAAACGGCCGAAATGCGTACGCGGCTAATGAAAACACTCGAGGATCGTGGCAAACAGGCTCAGTTCAACTTCCTGACGACATTGCTTCCGGTGCTCGACAACCTAAATTTGGCAGTCGCCGCGAGCGAGACCGACCCGTCAGTCGAACATCTGCGTGACGGTGTGATCGGAACCGCCAGAAGTTTTGAGCGAGCCCTTATCGATGTCGGCGTCGAGCCGATCGCATCAGTTGGCGTTGCTTTTGATCCGGAGCAGCACGAAGCCGTCGATATGGTCGCGACCGACGCGGAAAACGATGGCAAGATCACCGCTGAATATACTCGCGGTTACAGGTTCGGCGGCAAACTGCTGCGTCCTGCACGAGTTCAGGTCGGGAAAGGTATGGCCGATTCGGCGGCTTAGTAAATACCGCGCCGGAAAATCCTTTTCGGCGCACGCGTCGAAGTGTTATGATGTAGTACAGGCAAATCCCTTCCGTTTGGCCGCATCGAATATTTTAGTTTTACCAATATTTATATGGCAGATATAGACGCATACAAGGATAAATTCAGCGAAAGCGGCAGACGTGTTTTGGAGACCGCTTTGGGCGAATCCAAAAAGCGTGATCAAAATTACGTGTCGATCGAGCACATTCTACATGCAGTCGCATTCGAGGAAGACGATCTTTTTACATCGACAATGCGTGACCTTGCGGTCGATCCGCGTTCGGTCAAAATGCTGATCGAAAAACGGATGGAGAGCGGACGCCAACATACCGGCAGCGGATTTCGAATTGCTCCTGAAACCACCGAGCTCTTCAAACGCGCGATGGATCGTGCTCGTTCGCAAGGGCGGCGTGTGATCGATGGCAGCGATATTTTTTACGTTCTTTCAAACGACGAACGCAGTGTGCTTAATGACGTTTTGCAAAATCTGGGAGTGCCGTCCGATGAGGTTGCAACGAGCGCCCGTACACGCATCCGCAAGCGTGAAAAAGAGGAGGAACGTACCCGTCAAAAATACGAATTGCCCTCATTCCTTCGTCATTTCGGCGTTTCGATGAACAAATTGGCACGTCAGGACAAGATCCCGCCAACCATCGGCCGCGAGCGCGAGATACTGCAGATGATGGAGATCCTCTCGCACCGCGAACGTTCTAATTCGCCGATGCTTGTTGGCGAGCCGGGCGTAGGTAAGACGGCGGTCGTCGAAGGTTTAGCCAGATTGATCGAACTTGAGCCTGAAAAGGTCCCTGCAAGATTGCGCGATGCACATATCGTGCAGCTTCAGATGGGCGGACTTGTCGCCGGGACAATGCTTCGCGGGATGTTCGAGGAGCGGATCAAGGGCATAATCGACGAGGTAAAAGAGAAAGACCACATCATTCTCTTCATCGACGAAGCTCACACCATCATCGGGGCCGGTGCCGCAATGGGGACGACGTCGGATGCGGCGAACATGTTCAAATCGAGCTTGGCCCGCGGCGAACTGCGGATCATCGGTGCAACCACGATCACCGAATACAAAGAGTACATCGCGGACGACGAAGCTCTTGCCCGCCGGTTCCGTCTCGTAACGGTTGACGAACCGACGATGGACCAGACAAAGGAGATCCTGCTCGGCGTCAGGCCGCGGCTGGAGAAGAATTACTCCGTAACGATCTCGGACGAGGCCATCAATATGGCCCTCGAGATGTCTCCGAAGTACATTCGCAATCTGCACCTGCCCGACAAAGCGATCGGCTGGCTCGACACGGCTTCGGTCAAGGTCGAGATCAACGAGCCGCTCGAAATGATCGTCCGGCCCGAGCACATCATTGATGTCATCTCTCAGGAATCGCGTATTCCGAAAGATATGATCTATCGCGACACGTCAGATCGTTTTTCCGCCATGGAAGCCGATCTTGGTAATCGCGTGATCGGTCAGAAAGATGCCGTGCGTGCGGTCGCTGAGAGATTGCGTTTGAACAAAGGGCCTCTGAAAGACAATCATTACGCGCCCGACGGCGTACTGCTTTTCCTCGGCCCGACCGGCGTTGGAAAGACCGAACTCGCCAAAGCAGTCGCTGAATTCATGTTTGGCGACGAAGGCAAGATGATCCGCATCGACATGAGCGAATACGGTGACGGCACGGTCGGCATCGAAAAGCTAATCGGCATGCCTCGCGGTATTGTCGGCTCAGAACGCGGCGGTATTTTGACCGAGCAGCTTCGTGACAATCCGTACACAGTACTGCTGCTCGATGAGGTCGAAAAGGCTTCGCCGTACCTGATGAACATCTTTCTTCAGGCATTCGACGAAGGCTGGATCACCGACGGCCGCGGCAAGAAGGTATATCTTTCGGACGCGATCGTCATCATGACGTCAAATCTTGGCTCGGAAAACTTCAAACGGTACGAAAAACCGCTCGGTTTCGGCCAAAAGACGCTCGGAGATGTGTCGCAGATAAAGGCCGAAGCGATGAAAGCGGCTGAGTCGCGGTTCACGCCGGAGTTTCGAAACCGTATCGACGAGATCATTGTGTTCTCGCCTCTCGTCCTTGACGAAGTTCGCGAGATCGCCAAACTTTACCTCGCCAAACTCCAGAAAAATATGGAACGGCAAGGCAAGGTCGTTGAGGTAACTGAGGCAGCTCTTGACCTATTGACCGAAAAAGGATTCTCACCGGCATACGGTGCCAGATTCCTGAAACGGCACATCGATCAAAAGGTAAAATTGCCGATCACCAATGAATGGAAACTGTCGACAAAATTCATCGTCGATGCCGCCGAAGGCGAGATCACGGTAAAACCGGGCGAGGTTTTCAGCCTCAACTAGACGCAGCAAAAACTTTTTGCATCAAAGGCTTTGGTGATAAAATCATCAAAGCCTTTTTCTATATGAACCGATCAATTCTCAGAACCTTTTTTGCGCTTGTTAGCGTAATTTTTGTATCAACGACATTTACATCCGCACAGACCGATACGCCAAAGCCGCCGCAGACTGAAAAGGCCGAGGCTGTGATCGCAAAGGCCGTGCAGGTGCTTGGCGGTGACCGTTATCTCAAGGTGAGATCACAGATCGGACGGGGCAAATTCAGCGTCATCAAAGAAGGTGCGACGGTCTCGTTTCAGACATTTGTCGATGTCATCGTCTTCCCGGACAAAGAGCGAACAGAATTTAAGGAACGGGGAACTCTAACGGTACAAACCAACTCCGGCGGAACCGGTTGGGTCTATGACGGCGAACAGGAAGTCGTCAAGGTTCAGAACGAAACGCAGCTCGCGAATTTCAAACAGGGCATGCGGACGAGCCTCGACAATCTGCTTCGCGGCGCATGGCGTGGCGATGCCGAGCTCTCATATATCGGCCGCCGTCCCGCTGCTCTCGGCAAACGAAACGACGCCATAAAGCTCTCATTCAAAGACGGTTTCGTGATCGAGTTCGAATTTTCGGTCGACAACGGTCTGCCCCAGAGATCGCTTTATAAAAAGACGACACCCGACGGCGAAGAGGTCAAAGAAGAGGACCGCTATGCCCAGTTCGTCGATATCGACGGCATCAAAACACCGTTCATAATCGACCACGTCACAAACGGCAAACCAACATCGCGGATCAATTACGAAACTGTCGAATTCAACAAGAGCATCCCTGACTCAATATTCACAAAACCCGCGACCCCGAAGGAAGCAAAGAAAGAGATCAAATTCTAATAAAATTTAGCCGCAGATCACCCAGACATCATGGATAGAAAATATCTCTGATCCGTCCTATCCGCGTGATCCGCGGCCAATTTTCTTCCGCTTTACCTCACGAACGCACTTGGCAGCGGCACATCGCCGGCGGCACCGAACTGCTGGATCAGTGTTCCGGCGGTCGAGCGTTGGATGAACCACGTTGAGTTCGAAGGCCGGAATACGCCCGCGTCCGTCTTGCCGTCGCCGTCGTAATCTCCCGCGACAGGCACGTCACCGGTCGTGCCGAACGGGAACGCAAAGTAAGAGAGGTCCTCGCTCCGCAGCACATTCCAAAATCCTGTCGAAGGCCGCCAAAATGCGATGTCGGCCTTGCCGTCACCCGTAAAATCCCCGACGACGGTTTTGTCGGTCGAAGTCCCAAACTGCAACGCCGCGACGATGCTCGTTGCACTTCGCTGGATCCACCACTGAGCTCCGCCGACTGCATTTGGACGATAGATCGCGATGTCGCTTTTTGCGTCACCATCATAATCAGCCGCGACCGGAACATCGCCTGCGATACCAAATTGCTGGATCGTCGTTGGTGAGCCACCGGAATTATTTATGAACCAAGTCGAATTAGAGGGCCGAAAAACAGCAATGTCAGCCTTGCCATCCGCATCAAAATCCGTCGGCACAGGCACGTCGCCGCTCGCCCCAAATGGAGTTGCAAAGAACGATAGATCTTCCGATCTCAAAACATACCAAAACCCGGTCGAAGGCCGAAAGAACGCAATGTCCGATTTCCCATCACCCGTATAATCCGCCGGAACGATCGTATCCGTACTCACACCAAACACCAAGGCACGATTTCCGCCATCGCTGCTCCGGTTATGCCACCATTGGCCAAGCGCAGGACGAAAGATAGAGACATCGGTTTTGCCGTCGCCGTCAAGATCGAATGCAGTTGCATTTCCCGGCAGGTGCCGCGCAACGCAGAAATTATCGGTGCTGCCGGCCGAGGTATTGCGGGTTCGCCCAGCGACGACGATTCTGCCGTCAGGCTGGATCGCTACCGCGTTTGACGTGTCACTGCTGCCGTTGGTCATATCCGAAACTAAAATGCCATTGGTGCCAAAGCTCGCGTCGAGAGTGCCGTTTGCATGGTACCGTAGGAGCACAAAATCAGGACTTCCCACCGTATTAATGCTAACAACTACGATCTTGCCGTCGGACTGAAAAGCAATTTCATTCGCTGAGTCCATTAAGGAGTCAACACTGGTCGTCACAAGGCCGTCGCCATCGAAAGAACTATCTAGGGTTCCATTCGGGTTGTATCGGACGAGAGCATTGTCGAATCCATTGGTTCCGGCCAGAATTATCTTGCCGTCGCCCTGGACCTTCATGTCGAACACGGTCTCGGTAGTGGCGTTCGGAAGGTCCGTTAAGATTTTACCGTCCAGATCAAACGTAGTGTCGAGGGAACCGTTAATATTCATGCGGGCGAGGGCAAAATTACGCGTAGCATTGTTCGCCGGATTGGCAGTGCCTCCGATGAGGATCTGGCCGTTTGCGAGAATATGGACACCCTGCGCGGCTTCACCGGTGGTGCCCCCAAAATCGATCGTTGTGACGCCGTCCCCAGAAAAGGTCGTGTCAAGTACACCTGCCGATGTTAGCCGGGCAACTGCCATATCTGACGTCCCTAAATCGCCGACAACGACGATCGAACCGTTCGGCTGAATGGCGAGTGCATGTATCTCCGCAGGCCCCAAGAAACTGAGGCCGGTAATCACTCCGTCGCCTGAGAAAGTAGTGTCGGGATCGCCGTTAGGCAAAACGCGGACAACTGCCATCTGATTGAAGAACCCTCCCGGATTGAAGACACGTCCGGCCGCGACGATCTTCCCGTCAGATTGAATTGCTGCTGCCTCGAGGACACAATCTGGTAGACCGCTCACAAGTATCGTTACTCTGCCGTCGCCGCCGAAAGTCGTGTCGAGCGAGCCGTTTGGATTGTAACGAGTCAACGCACAGAGTCCTGCATCTGACTCAGGGTCCGTTGATCCAACAGCGACGATCTTGCCGTCCGGCTGGATCAAAACGTCATAAGCTATATCCTGTCCGCCCGAAAAATCCGTCGCGAGCCGACCGTTGCCGTCGAACGTGATGTCAAAGGCTCCGCCCGCCGCATACGCCGGGGACAGACCCACAGACAGGAGCGTTATAGCGAGTGCAAGAGCAACTGACAACGAAATTGCGTGTCGTGTTCGTCTAGATTCCATTACTTTCTCCTCTACCGTCTGCTGATCTAATGCCTTTGAAACTTCATCAGGGGCAGGGTGCTTTCGCGTGATTCACCCATAATGCCTCTCAAAGACCCGATGCAGTTTACGCAGATTCTATCATTGTTTTGCCGAAGCGATCACAGAAAATTCGCTTCACTTTCACAGTCGTGGCACTCACGTTCAATAAAACCGCTCGAACCCGTCGGTCTCGTCGGTGGCTGGCGGTTCGAAGCGTGGGTTTTGGTGTATCTTATGGGGCAAACCGAGATCTATGAGTCGACCATCATCATTGTCATCGGCACAGGCGACCTCATCATTTTGGTGGTAATGGTCGGAAAGAGGCGAAACGCACTTATGGCACCAATTCTCGCTGCGGAGCGGCCAGCGACAGTTTTGTTTGTTCGAAAATGATGTGTCGCACGGCGTCTTTTTATTGTCGCTGACCCCGTTTTTGACTGTCGCCAGCCCCCGAAAACAGTGTCGCTAACCCCTTAAAAACTGTCGCTGAACGGCATTTTCGACAAATTTGCTGATCAAATTGTGGTACGTACCACAATTCAAACCCGAGGTGAAAAATACACGTTTGGTCTTCCCCCGAAACGCGCTTTGCAGGCGCAAAAAGGGCTGCGAATTTTCATTCACAGCCCTTTTTGTCTGAAACCGCGCAAGCGGTCTAAATGAACGCAAAATCGAACTGTGCCTGATGGATCGACTTGTCAGACGTGACATCGATATGGCCGAGGTAGGCCTCGATCTCTTCGAGAACCTCGCGTTCGGTACTGCGAAACGCCTTGGCGACGTCCGGGTGAACCCGCAATGTCGTGTGACGGACGTCATCGACACTGCGTGACAGACGGCGGGCTTCTGACAATATTTCGTAACAGACCGTTATCGGCGATTTGACCCAGCCCGCACCTTCACAATAGTCGCACGGGGCACACATCGTGCGTTCGAGCGACTGTTTGACGCGTTTGCGGGTCATGATAATAAGCCCGAAATCGTTGAACGAGAGCACCTTATTCGGCGAACGGTCGGAGGCGAGAGCTTCCTGCAGTGCCTGCGAAACCTTGTGCCGGTTGCGGCGGTCTTCCATGTCGATCAGGTCGAGCACGATGATGCCGCCGAGATCGCGAAGCCGGATCTGACGAGCGATCTCATCGACGGCCTCCATGTTAGTTCGGGTGATCGTATCCTCAAGCCGGGCATTACCCTTGCCGACAAATTTGCCGGTGTTAACGTCGATCGCGACGAGAGCTTCGGTCTGATTGATGACGAGGTAGCCTCCCGATTTGAGCCAAACACGCGGCTTGAGTGCCTTATCGATCTCTTCCTGAACACCGTAATACTCGAGGATCGGCTCGTCACGTGTGTAAAGCTTCACGCGGTTGACCGTACGCGGTTGGATGAGGTTCATGAACTCGACCGTTCGGAGGTATTCCTCTTCACTGTCGACGCGGATGGCCGTGAAATCGTCAGCCAGTTGATCACGCAGAATTCGCTGGACAAGGTCGAGATCCTGATGTATCAATGCCGGAGATTTCTTCTTTTCCGAGCCCTTCTTCGAATCGGCCCACATACGAGCCAAATACTTTGCATCGTTTCTAAGGTCTTCCTCAGAAACACCAATGCCGGCGGTACGAACAATGAACCCGCCGGAAGGTATCTCGTTGTCCTGACGGATCCGCTGGATCAGAGTACGCAGACGGCCCCGCTCATTTGCTGATTCGATCTTGCGTGATACGCCGAGATGCTCGATCGTCGGCATATATACAAGGTAACGGCCCGGCAGAGCGATGTGCGACGTAATGCGGGCACCTTTCTTTGCGATCGGCTCCTTGGCGATCTGCACCAATATCTCCTGGCCTTCTTTCAAAAGGTCCGAAATAGTTGGCTGTGGCGAACGGCCCCCACGGTCGCCCCTCTCATTACGGTCGCGCCTGCTGCCTTCATTTGACGGGCGATCGCTGCTCGGGCGGTCACTAACGGGTCTGTCGCCACTCGGACGGTCGCTGGTCGGCCGATCATTTCGTGAGCGTCCTCCGCGCTTGCCGCGTTCACGGCTGTCGCGCCCCCGCGGACGTTCTTCCGCCGACCGCTCTTGAATCACTGATTCGTCAGAACTAGCTTCGACCTCGGGTTCCGGTGCCGTATTTTCTGATCGTTCTTCGGCGATCTCTGTGGGCTCGATCTCTAATTCTGCCAAAGCTTCGATCGGTTCCTCGCCGTCGTTTAGCTCCTCAAGGGCATCTTCGATCTTGACCTTACCACCACGCCGACGGCCCCGGCCTCCTCGACGAACAGCCATCTCGGCTGTTTCACTTGATTCCTTTACGCTCGCTTCGGCATCTTCCAACTCGTCGCCTTTATTTACCGACTTTTTGGCCTTGGGTTTTGCGAATTTGCCCTTTGCGGTGCTTCGCTTTGCCGGGGTCTTGCGTTTTGCGGCCGGTTTTTCTTCGGCTTCATCGGCATTTGCTTTCGAACGGCCTCGTCCCTTCGCAGGCGCCGCCGGTTCGTCGTCTTCGTCCGCGATTCGTTCGAACCCGCTGCCATCGCTCACGACTTCGGCAAGCAATGATCCGACTTCAGCCTCGGTGATGGTCTCCATTTCAAACTCAGCGGCACGTACGCGATCGACGATCGCTTCCTGCATATAGGCGTCCTTGAACATCTCACCGGTGTCCTCATCCTCGCTATCGCTGATGCGTTCGAATCCCGAGTTATCGAACTCGACCTCGAATGTGGGCGTGGGCTCTTCGATCTCGATAACTGGCTCTTTGCCGCGACGGCCGCGACGGCCGCGTTTTTGCTCTTTAACCGGCTCGGGGGCTGGCTCAGATTCGGGTGTACCTTCTCCAGACACAACACTTTCGATAAAATCCTCGCGGTCCAGTTCAGCGTCATCGTCGGTCGATTCAACGATCGGTTCGGTGATCTCCTGAGCAGCTTCCATCTGTTTTTCGCGTGCGGCGCGTGAAAGGTCGATCATCTCGCGGGCGGTGCGTTGGGCCTGTTCGGGCGATTCTTTCTTGCTCTTTTCCATAACGATACGCTCGATCTCCTCTTCTTCGTCGAAGAAATCCGAGACATACAAAAACGCATCGCGTTCGAGGCCAATGTCGACAAACGCCGACTGCATTCCGGGCAGCACACGCATCACGCGGCCCTTATAAACATTGCCGACGACGCCGGAATTCTCTTCGCCGCGTTCGATATAAAACTCGGTAACCTTACCGTTATCGAGGATCGCAATTTTTTTCTCGCGACCATTAACACTGACAATCATCTCTTTGGACATAAAAAATCCTTCCTTTTGAATAAAGTTCTACTGCCCAAAAGGTATTGGAGGCGAAGGATAGGCGGTCATTTCAGTTGGATCACAGACGAAGAGCTTTAAATCGAACGGTCGAGCAGAACTTGCGTTTTGGTTTTATAGCTTGAGTTTGGAAGTGGTTTCCAAATGGACAAGTATTGAATTCTCTTAACGCCAGGGATCTCTCTTACGGCACGAACATCGTGTTCTTACCGCTTTCGGGGAGCACCTATTTCCAAATCGAGGAAAGTGCTCAAACCCGCTAAATATCTCGTTCAAAATCAAATCTTCTGTAAAATCTTCTGAGGCCTGCACCGCTTCGCCGCTCGTTTTTTTCGAGCACCTTCGAGCAAACTACAGATAGTATATGCAGATAAGCGAGGCGAAGTAAACTAAATTCGTACGAATCTCATTGAGCGAACTG from Acidobacteriota bacterium includes the following:
- a CDS encoding Rne/Rng family ribonuclease; the encoded protein is MSKEMIVSVNGREKKIAILDNGKVTEFYIERGEENSGVVGNVYKGRVMRVLPGMQSAFVDIGLERDAFLYVSDFFDEEEEIERIVMEKSKKESPEQAQRTAREMIDLSRAAREKQMEAAQEITEPIVESTDDDAELDREDFIESVVSGEGTPESEPAPEPVKEQKRGRRGRRGKEPVIEIEEPTPTFEVEFDNSGFERISDSEDEDTGEMFKDAYMQEAIVDRVRAAEFEMETITEAEVGSLLAEVVSDGSGFERIADEDDEPAAPAKGRGRSKANADEAEEKPAAKRKTPAKRSTAKGKFAKPKAKKSVNKGDELEDAEASVKESSETAEMAVRRGGRGRRRGGKVKIEDALEELNDGEEPIEALAELEIEPTEIAEERSENTAPEPEVEASSDESVIQERSAEERPRGRDSRERGKRGGRSRNDRPTSDRPSGDRPVSDRPSSDRPSNEGSRRDRNERGDRGGRSPQPTISDLLKEGQEILVQIAKEPIAKKGARITSHIALPGRYLVYMPTIEHLGVSRKIESANERGRLRTLIQRIRQDNEIPSGGFIVRTAGIGVSEEDLRNDAKYLARMWADSKKGSEKKKSPALIHQDLDLVQRILRDQLADDFTAIRVDSEEEYLRTVEFMNLIQPRTVNRVKLYTRDEPILEYYGVQEEIDKALKPRVWLKSGGYLVINQTEALVAIDVNTGKFVGKGNARLEDTITRTNMEAVDEIARQIRLRDLGGIIVLDLIDMEDRRNRHKVSQALQEALASDRSPNKVLSFNDFGLIIMTRKRVKQSLERTMCAPCDYCEGAGWVKSPITVCYEILSEARRLSRSVDDVRHTTLRVHPDVAKAFRSTEREVLEEIEAYLGHIDVTSDKSIHQAQFDFAFI